GCAAGAAGGATCACTGATAGCTATGATTCTAGCCTTCATTTGCTTAATCAAGTTGATTTTTATTGAGTGTCGATGATATAACCAATAGTTAAGAAAACGTCCAGAACTATGAGGTTTTCTATGCCAGTCAATTCTCAGGGAGTTGTTATGGGTTCTAATGAACCGGGTATCAAGAAAGGGGACTGAGCATAGATCATCCTCATGTTCAATTGTGAACTGTAATAGAGGGTCATAACtattgaatacttgcaaaatttcAGCTGATCTATTGCTAGGAATAGCGAGGATTAAGTCATCCACATACTTTTTAACAAAAGGAATATAGAAGGACAATTCTGGGATCACCATATCCAGTAAATGATCCATCACATAACAGGCCAGAATGGGAGAGATAGTACCTCCCATAGGAGTCCCTTGTGTTTGTCTAAACACAGTATTATTAAATGTGAAATAGGTGTTATTAAAAAGAAAGGAGATGAGTTTTTTGAAAGATTCCAAGCTAATATTGCAATGAGAACTAATAAAATTCCAATTGTTTTCAACAGCTATTAAGGCTGCATCTAGATGTACATTAGTGAACAAAGAGACTACATCCAGACTGATAAGAACATAGCCCTCAGGTAACTGATAGTTGTTAAAACTGTTAAAGACATCAAAAGAACTTTTTACGTCATATTCATTAGAGACATATGCATTGGTCAAAATCTCAGTCAAAAAAGATGCTAATAAATTAGTAGGTGAACCAATGCATGCAACAATGGGACGTACCGAAAGCTGTGGTTTATGAATCTTAGGTAAAGCGTAAAACTTGGGTATGACACCCTTATACCCTgttaattttttctttgtatcaTCATCTATTTGTCCCAAACTGCATAATTCCTTGATGAGGTTATTGCATTTAGTTTGAACAGTATTAGTTGGATCTCTGTTCAATCTCTCATATATGTTATCAGAATTTAGCAATTCGAGACATAGATCTAAGTATCTCTGCTTCTCCAGAACTACAGTTACATTACATTTGTCAGAAGGCATGACAATAATGTTAGTGTTTTCACTAAGAAACTTACGAGTTTTATGTAACATAGCTCTGTAGAAGTTAAAGCTACTCTTACTGTTATTTTTATGTACATAATCAGTAATGATGTACGTAGATTTAGCTACTAGTACGTCCCTCAGTTGTGCATCCGTGACAGAGTGCATAATTGTTTCAACGTCAGCCAACATATCCCTGATAGGGATATCTTTCCCTACAATAGGTTCTATACTGAACTTTGGACCCAAAGACAAAAATCTAGAAATATCATCGGGCAAGGTTACATTGGAGAGGTTCTTAATCCAACCCggttttgtctttagtttcaagtTCAGTTCTTgattaaataatctattatatttgttagtATTTACTAATTTGGTTTTATGAAAAGTTTTGTTATATAAAACTTGTTGTTTACTAGAAAAGTTGTTAAAAATGAATTCAGAAGTAAAGTCAATGATGTCTCTTTTGAGTTTAGATAAATTAGACTCTAAATTGTTAATGACTTTAATGCAATTAGAAATTTCTAAATTCAAAATTCTGTTTTCTAACCTGGTAAATTGTAAAGCATCCTTGTTCGACTGGATGTCCTGTCTTTGTAATAATTTAGTGATGGATGAAGTGGAGTGTATGATGTGTGTAGGTGAAATGTTTGATGATCTACATCTTAATAAAAAACATCTTTTATTGTATTCTCTTGCCAATTTTTGTTTAGTCTTTGACCAATCCTTGAGTGCCCGTACAGCGAGGTCACCATAGCGATATGCGATGTTCTGATAAAATCCCATGCCttaaaaagaaaaggaaaagaaGTCTTTGCTGACAACGTAGAAAACGGAATTCTGAGGTTATTGGGATATGCAGCGGTgaaataagtgtactcttttaactaagtttcaagctttcgaaaatgtttattttcatcatcaggaataactgaaataaagtgctactgttagtacagcatcctcgaaaacatacagtacaaggtgtaaaggtttaaaaacttacgttattgagatttgctttccgtggatgttatactcacaggtgacaaattcacgcaccactcattgattgagtcaaatattaaaaaatacatggtgtaaaagaccaaattgacaaattattttctacactaacacataagaaaaagacaattaaaaaggtttacatgccacgtgtgccggcaagtgtgaaatgtgaggttagaagtcaatgtcattcctggacatacgcaaatgacaccacttcttcttttttctttgtcttatgTAGTACTAATACTTTAAGAATACACATCAAAAATTTACCTGAGTTTTGTTTGaagttaaaaaccaaaattataaataatttacatttcaatgtactgaaagCTGGACACTTTACAATGAATCAGTTGATAAGACATCATTGAAATGAGGATAGTTGTCTAAACATAATAGATATGAGTAAATAGAGCTTAATTGATTTATGTCACTCCTTTTGTTCATTGCATTAGAATTCTGCGAAATGAAAGCCATCTCTAAGAACAGTCTTTTAGTATAGTTGGATTCAGAAGCTAAAACTCTGACCGATTCGTAATTCATTTTGTGATGTTCTTTATTAACATGTTCGGCAAGAGCAGATCTTTCAGGATATAATCTGCTATCACTGCGGTGACTAACTAAATTTTTGATGTGTATTCTTAAAGTATTAGTACTAcataagacaaagaaaaaagaagaagtggtgtcatttgcgtatgtccaggaatgacattgacttctaacctcacatttcacacttgccggcacacgtggcatgtaaacctttttaattgtctttttcttatgtgttagtgtagaaaataatttgtcaatttggtcttttacaccatgtattttttaatatttgactcaatcaatgagtggtgcgtgaatttgtcacctgtgagtataacatccacggaaagcaaatctcaataacgtaagtttttaaacctttacaccttgtactgtatgttttcgaggatgctgtactaacagtagcactttatttcagttattcctgatgatgaaaataaacattttcgaaagcttgaaacttagttaaaagagtacacttatttcaccgctgcatatcccaataacctcagaattccgtatatatatatatatatatatatatttatattatataaaaaatgtatacctgatatcgtgaaaataaatacatcaacaataacatctccataaatacaacatctctctgggattaattatcacCACCCATACAAATAGCAAATGGTTGAATgacatttttctttgatttcaaaaatctaatatgatcttcgacttcttgctgggtcttcccgatgtaagaatgattactgaaaatctctgatggtatattttattagttcgtacaaaatgtcgatgtagaacccaaagaataactgcatgttagccatctacaatttattataataattattataaaaaaaataaatctaaatagtgaacatagttgtatttttgggtatgactttttttatagaaatattttaatttatcctgaaaaaaattgctagatgttgagatgtttacttttactttgatagatactaccgactgcaagagttaataatatttttcaattatttacggtttaatcacctaaagatttaatttactaatcttttataagatagaaatattttcaaattgttcctattttcttttacctatgtgtcgaattagcttttgaaaaaatttacagagaacaaaaattaattaatactggatatgcaggattgaataaagaaataggtacttacattccgtaatgtcttcaagggtaatcttttcaaataaaaatttatttgttttatccttgatatgactttcacactgaagaaaggagataattctttcgaaattgctgtcccatccatcaataagtctatttccatttccaaatgccactccaaagtccatattAATCTGtaaaagtggaaatagaagtacaactttttttttatagaaatccaacaaaataatttataaatacagttaaaaaataatttataaatacataccttagaaaaatcaaccaaatcactagtgccgaacaccgctcctcagagtttgcagggtgactgtctgctaggaggctgcaactgttgtcacgtgattttttacaccaataaaaacacttatagagttttaagaaatgtatcagTTTATGCACAAGATCATTGCTACAATGgattgatcattgattcaggtatattacattaatacaatgattgctttacatcaaaacaatgtatctagttattaatcaaagtcgaaaacattgatttaatgttacgaaaacattgattcaataaacgagttcgtaatttaaagaacactgtacattagtgcaacgttttatattcattagtttaaccgcataatcctgatgtataatttcatatatacaatgaacaaattattagtattatgaaaaaagtcattggatatataaaaagattcatttgattaatgattctattcattattttttaatgaatagaattacactataataatgaatatggtcattacttaatgactacgtgtttatagtattaacgaaattttcattgaatcaatgtaaaaaagtcaatgattggcgttcattggtactatatacattatttttttcagtgtacGCTTGAATTTAATCTATGCTTTTCTTATTCTTACTATTTTGAACATCAAAATGAACACAACACATGAACGATACTCCATCCACTTTTCTGTATTTGTGTATTTCTCTGTATGCTCATATTTTTTGTTcaatttttctttgatttcttctaTATTCCTCTGCCATAAACTTGCAGTATCTTCTTTTGTTTCATAAGGCCTAGTATTCCTTCTGCCATCCATTGTTTGTTTCTTGCATCTATTAGTTACACTATGTACTTCTAATGTAATGCAACACATATAAATACCTggatatgaaaatcacgaatgacgGAACACTGGAcagagccattaaagaacgaaatactcagggtaggaaagcaattacgcttctaaactcagtactctgggacaagcagataaacaatcaaaacaagaaaaagatctataacgccgtagtgaaaaccattataacatacagctgttgagtatggcctatgaaggaaaaatcgaaacaaatgttagaggtcaccgaaatggatttttggagaagagctgcaggaagatcaagaagagaacatgtcaccaatgaacggatacgagaaataatgaaggtaacacatacaataaatgacgaaatcaacgaaatacaactaagatggtttggtcacttACAAAGTATCTATGCATGAGGatagaatcccaaaacaagtacaaaactggaaaccgcaaggtagaagaagaagaggtagacggAGGAAAAGTTGGCAGCCAGGAATAAAGAAAGCCATGGATGGAAAGGTCGCGGCAGATTATCATGCACGAAccgtttccagcacgtagcgtttagtttccgaaaaatattgattttaatggttctgtatctgtagagtagggagtgtgagtcaagtcccacagcatttaggccacaattgacccattgtacaccctcccagggggttgtcgtccttagttcattatccatcctgccatttccaggaaggcgGACAAATCACCTGGTGACATCTCCCCTATACCGGCAGGTGTAGGTAGAGCTCCATTTTCCCGGCCTCTTTTGATTTCCCGGGAATCGGGATTCGGTAATTTGGATTTCCCGGGAATACCCGGGAatcgagaaatttaaaaataaaaagaagaaattgtttttgttttaattttttaatgcatttagaataaaaacgtataaatttgattacaaattaaaaatgtttagaaaaattcaaaattttaaaggaaattttatAAATAGAAGTCAGTGTTTGATCTTTCAGGCTGGCTCTTTTTTTGTAGGTACATACATTTGGTGAAATTGAAAACACACTTTCTGTTGATGTAGGTCTGATGCTTTTTAGTGTAGTGAGTAATTTTTTTAACCATCCGGTCAGCTGATTTGCAGCAATATAATAACGTATTAAATTTATTATGTACTAATTCCtcataaacataattttaattcaaaataaatatttatgttataatTCTGGATCCTGGATACTTCCAAATGAATCAGATCGTTGCATAAACAAGAGAATGTTTATGCTGACGGATATGATACATTCTGATTTAACGCcaaagttcttcttcttcatatgcaatccactaatgtaTGTTCGCattcacgtttgaccatttttctctatcccttgcagtatgtattaggtctcctatgtttcttagccctgtccattgtttgacattacggagccatgacattttcttcctgcccactcctctTCTTCCTTTgctctttccttcaattaaggtttgcagaaactggtaccttttgtttctaattaggtgccccaggtattccgtttttctctgtttaattgtgcatagcagttgtcgttctgtaccaatttttctcaggatttcttcatttgttattcgtgcggtccagggaacttaagggattcgtcgataaatccacatctcaaatgaggtccatgtcaccagccccccctttttcaatttgagggtcaaaaaaagctcattcgtttgtattgcgttagtactggattgtatcacccttcattcgtttgtactgcccccacccttttaaatctgcctggaggggctggtgacatgccatccccccctttttcgatttgagggtcaaaaaaaggttcattcgtttgtattgcgttagtactggattgtatcacccttcattcgtttgtactgcccccacccttttaaatctgcctggaggggctggtgacatgccatccccccctttttcgatctgaaggtccgggatgggtatgttcgtttgtactgcgttagtatcggattgtatcgtccttattttgtttgtactgcccccacccgtctagattggcctgggggggccagtgacatgctaccctctactctgcactttttgccttctgaaagtcgaaaataggctatttcgtttgtactgcgttagtactggattgtatcacccttcattcgtttgtactgcccccacccttttaaatctgcctggaggggctggtgacatgacatccccccctttttcgatttgagggtcaaaaaaaggttcattcgtttgtattgcgttagtactggattgtatcacccttcattcgtttgtactgcccccacccttttaaatctgcctggaggggctggtgacatgccatccccccctttttcgatctgaaggtccgggatgggtatgttcgtttgtactgcgttagtatcggattgtatcgtccttattttgtttgtactgcccccacccgtctagattggcctgggggggccagtgacatgctaccctctactctgcactttttgccttctgaaagtcgaaaataggctatttcgtttgtactgcgttagtactggattgtatcatccttcattcttttgtacttcctccacccttttaaatctgcctggaggggctggtgacatgccatccccacCTTTTTTGATATGGGGGTCCGGAATGGGTATGTttgtttgtactacgttagtatcggattgtatcgcccttattttgtttgtactgcccccacccgtctagattggcctggggggccagtgacatgctacccttctacatttaaaacaggggaggattaatgctaggagtaaggacacaaaattagccaaaactattatagtaacaccgcgggtgtaaaatttggtaaattcgtcaaaaatgtaacgaattacattttgaaactgaaaaacaggcttgcaagccactctccatgaAGAATGGAAAATTacaccctcagatggatctcggagtagttctacgctaccgatttgaaaaatggtacatgtatttgttggagatattttgaacaccattttcgatcagaaatcagaggagcgaccttgccttttcctcccaggaagaaatttatccatcccctcaataaattttacagttttacacgctatcgatatgaaaatgaaagatctcatgcggcgcattccgaaatgcactcttcgttgtacaatttcaacctctctgttgaaaacttttcaatcgtttttaaaaccattcattttggaacaaagtcgtagggaaataaaataaagataattgaattttttatgatatacgactataaaatacacttaataggttttgcataataattttgcaatctaaatttttttaaaaaagttaaaattttttataaactttctgaacaaaaagtagaccattatttagaagtttgctcatttttttgcatataaagatacgccctacctatctaatacactttacagaacttaagttggtttatttaatcggcctcagcaatgttttaaagttatacacaattttttggcttataaacaaatacagtgaggacgtttgagttaataaatacgaataaattcatttttctgttatttatcaaataaacatttttttctgttttaggacaacagtaaaatgtatctcgaattaactaaattaaatactttcttctgtttgtctcaattaattaaaaaaaaatttgggcaccctgtataaataattatgtaataaatagataattgaataatgtttcaaatagCACACGATCcacattttcgtttaaaaaaatcatagattacgtcatcacacccagatggatgacgttagtagtatgatagatatcccaaaaattataatttaaatataaaaatcgacctgtttagggatttatctccagagttgcccattctcgagaaaatgaatttattccaactcaaacgtccccactatatttgtttataagcaaaaaaattgtttatatccttaaaacagtgctgaggccgcttaaataatccgattttaattttgtaaagtgtattggatttgtaaagtacctctcgatatgtaaaaaaattagcaaacttctaacaggtctactttttgttcagaaagtttttaaaaaatttgaacttttctaaaaaaatttagattgcaaaattattatgcaaaatctattatgtcgattttaataaaatttggtggacggattgagtatgttgtaagaactttctaagtaaaatacgaaggttctaagtgcaaccaaattggttgaaaaacattgaataaaaagaggcttattttgccctcttattttgtatttattgctattttgcagaaaggataatcatttaagatattttatagcagtcgtgtcgtatatcatacaaaattcaattatctttattttatttccctatgactttgttccaaaatgaatcgtttttacaagcaatgaaagttgaaaaaaatcgatgtttttcgaaatttttaaatatttaaatttttttaataatgttccaaacatatttgagaaggagcgtaagtcaattttaattactgaagttgttacctaattttatctgcaaaaatcggaatgccacctctcacatccacctcaaaacagatccgccctggtctatacagcgataattccatagtagaaatcgaaaattgcaatgtcattgtttatttaataggtcagtttggcatttaatatacttgcaaatatttttctataaaaatgtctcgttttggcactgactctgtagagtcaattaacacgttgacggacagtgcgtcaaatgtataagcaagtttttgacactatatttattttacaaataatgaaatacctacggaaattctgaatcttattgcagtcataaatgaagaatacaaacctttctagaaaacaaattgccaGAACATAGCAGctgcaattattgttatctggtctctgacattagatggtaagaaagatattgattgtgggaacttttcatttaatgttccaaatacatacttttaataattttcgattccaatgaattctgccgtatgtatgtttcagttaatcagttatccagagaggttgaaattgtacaacgaagagtgcatttcggaatacgccgcataagatctttgataatcatatcgatagcgtctgaaactgtaaaatatattgaggggatggataaatttcttcctagtaggaaaaaacaaggtcgctgctctgatttctgattgaaaatggtgttcaaaatatctccaacaaatacatgtaccatttttcaaatcgctactactccgagatccatctgagggggtaaatttccattccccatggagagtggagagtgACTTgtaagcctgtttttcagtttcaaaatttaattcgtttcatttttgacgaatttaccaaattttacacccacggtgttactatgtgcaatgtttggctgattttgtgtccttactcctagcactaatccttctctgttttaaatgtagaagggtaggggtagtacaaacaaaataagggcggtacaatccagtactaacgcagtacaaacgaaatagcttatttttgacattcagatggcaaag
This genomic window from Diabrotica virgifera virgifera chromosome 1, PGI_DIABVI_V3a contains:
- the LOC126891561 gene encoding uncharacterized protein LOC126891561, which encodes MGFYQNIAYRYGDLAVRALKDWSKTKQKLAREYNKRCFLLRCRSSNISPTHIIHSTSSITKLLQRQDIQSNKDALQFTRLENRILNLEISNCIKVINNLESNLSKLKRDIIDFTSEFIFNNFSSKQQVLYNKTFHKTKLVNTNKYNRLFNQELNLKLKTKPGWIKNLSNVTLPDDISRFLSLGPKFSIEPIVGKDIPIRDMLADVETIMHSVTDAQLRDVLVAKSTYIITDYVHKNNSKSSFNFYRAMLHKTRKFLSENTNIIVMPSDKCNVTVVLEKQRYLDLCLELLNSDNIYERLNRDPTNTVQTKCNNLIKELCSLGQIDDDTKKKLTGYKGVIPKFYALPKIHKPQLSVRPIVACIGSPTNLLASFLTEILTNAYVSNEYDVKSSFDVFNSFNNYQLPEGYVLISLDVVSLFTNVHLDAALIAVENNWNFISSHCNISLESFKKLISFLFNNTYFTFNNTVFRQTQGTPMGGTISPILACYVMDHLLDMVIPELSFYIPFVKKYVDDLILAIPSNRSAEILQVFNSYDPLLQFTIEHEDDLCSVPFLDTRFIRTHNNSLRIDWHRKPHSSGRFLNYWLYHRHSIKINLIKQMKARIIAISDPSCHQKNLRILSNLFIDNSYPKHLVTKILFSLTPDIIRHNDELQITVTSGEQNANCLYTSLKYVKGITPRLARLFKDIPNLKIAFKTSLTSRSIFSKVKDKSDIRDCSNVVYQIPCNNCNLVYVGQTARNLGSRLVSHRSDSRLYPERSALAEHVNKEHHKMNYESVRVLASESNYTKRLFLEMAFISQNSNAMNKRSDINQLSSIYSYLLCLDNYPHFNDVLSTDSL